Below is a window of Impatiens glandulifera chromosome 2, dImpGla2.1, whole genome shotgun sequence DNA.
TAAAACAGATACCGACAAAACTGACAGAGACCAGTTTCAGAATCACTAGTGATGATGAGCTACTACCAAATGCatacaacataaataaaatcTGAGGGAAGTTGCAGAAATGCATGTGCTAGATAATAagaaatgtaatattttatctCAAGGGCAAGCATCAGTTTTGTCTgtatcataataatttatatatttccaCATCTAAAtagataattcaaaatttaaccaTGCTTGTTTATATATGAGTTTTCAACCTTCGGCCCACATCCATGTAATGTGCAGTAAGTACAGTGTAAAAGTAgtagtaaaatatattagtagTGTAGGGGTAGTATGGTAATTAGTAGAGTAAGCTAGTGGGTTTAGTAGCTTATAAATAGTAAGAATGTATTCTTTTGGATAATGAATGAAATAGTATTGAATCTGGATTATCTCTCTCAAGCTTTAGGCCAATAAGCCTATTAGTCTCATCTACAAGTCCTAGACCTTGAGGCTGGTACATAACATACTTACTGGCCCTCAatactttttgaaaaaaaaaagacttccATAGAGAAGATGGATAGTGGGAGGAGAGTCACACTTATCGAAAAGCCAAATGCTAGACTATTCATGAAGAATGAAACAAAAGTTACCTGCTGATTTGAATGAGCTTCAAACCTTGGTGCCTTTGACCTGAGCTTTTCTGCTTTATCATATAGGTTGTAGTGAAGGTAATTGCGGAGAAGCAGATTGAGAAGGGTCTCCTGTCAATACAAGTTCAATCAAGATCCAGAACGAAGCCCAGAAGGCAAAGCCAATTCTCAGCAGCTGAAGTTATTATTGTTAACAAACCTGGCCCAACTCATCATGCCGCAATGTAGCAATTCGATGCAATGAAAGGAGATTGCTGTGTACATAAGGTAATCGGGTTAGAATATACAGTGgaacttttttccttttttttgtaAATCTGGTAAAATCATACGCACAACCAGAAGATTTACTTCAGATACAAAACACATTACATGTGTATTTGATGATATTTCCACTAGGTGTACATTTTATTCAAACAACTAGACTTCAGCTGACAAGACAGGTGAAGAAATAGAAGAAGAGATTCCTTAATTGACAGAAATGACTTTCCAACCAGTAGAGATAAGCAGTCATTAATTGTGAACATGGATTTCCCTTTTAACCCAAAAATGAAACTTCTATCACCATGCGTTGATTGTCTACCAGTTCAATATCCAGGAGCCATCAAAGGCAAGAAAGGAATTAATTCAACATTATCAGACAGTCCTATTTTTTGTTTGGGTACAAAATCCCAGCATCAATTTTGAACCAAACTGTAATAGAGTAAATGCAACATACCCTCGAATTTCAGCCAGATCACCAGTAAGCTCATAGCTGAGAGAGTAGTAGAAGAATAATCGGGAAGCAAGAACATCAACAGTTCGTCGATTCAAGTTTTTCAGGCGAGCAATGCTGTATGAGGAACATGCTTTGGCCTGCACAGAAGcaaaataattatcataatttcTAGAAAACATAAACTATAATGAACATTAACAGAGTAGTATATACCTCATTGTACTTTTTCTGGTCAATTAAAAAGATCAACACAATCAAGGCGCAGTAAGCCTCAATCTCGGGTAAGAAATTCTTAGCAGGAGGTTGAGGTACCGATGTTGCTGTATCAACTTCCATGTCTTGCTCATCTTCCTACAAGTAATATTGAACTTGTAACACTTGGACAAAACAACAATCTTTAGAATAAGCCAGCACCCCATTATTGGATCCCAACCAAAGTACATTCATCATAGAATTAATTCTAAAATGGCAGAAGATCCAAGTACAAAGTTCCCAGCAGAGTATTCCTAATCCTTCAAAATACCTAGAACTATGATGTTACAAAATTACAGAGATGATAAACTTAACTCTAGATGCCAATTACGAGATCAAGAAACCAATAGGCATGCTCAAATTAACCTTATATAGAGCTAGAGCTAGTATATACAGTTTCTACTATGGTTAAACTTGTAGTGGACACCAAAATAATTTAGAAGATACCAGCCACTTAAAATTAGCACTTAGCACTTGAAATAATGCAGATTCTATTCGAATCTCATGTGCCTCTTTCATGAAATGATTCAGATTACAGGACAAACTGATAGGCATTATGAGTAAGCTTTGTTTTGTTGAGTGCAAAGTTCATGCATTTTCAGAATAATCCAAGATCAAGTCTGATAACTACTTTCCAAGAACAATTACCTTGGGAAGAAAAGAAGACAAGCGGGTATGCACATCAGATCCAGGTACAACAGCGTAACTGAGGAACGCAGATAGAAGAGAAGTTTTCAGCTTCTTCCGCAATGCAATTGTGAGACGAACAGCACGCACAATCCGACGAACCTCTCTTTCATAAGCCCCGGCCTCGATCAAAGCAACAATCTCTTTCAAATCTGATACATGAGAAGCAAAATAAGACATGCGAAATTGCATATGAAAAAGGAAGTATAAGAAGAGTAAGAAATAGAGGAAAAGTAAGTTGGATTCTGACGCTGAAGAATAGAAGATGAATCAGCAGACGTAATTGTAAGAGATGCAGCAGCTGGTTGCTGATCTTTCATCTCAACATCTTGAGTCATCTCGACTGTGGAGAAATTGAAAATGGAAATCGATGATCACTGCTGCCAAATGAAGAACCCTAAGGAAACTAGAAATTAGGGCATAAACCtgtaagaagaagaagaaggtctCCTATTCCCGGacggaaagaaagagaaagcttttgttttttttaaggcttgtttggaattcacttttagataaaatagagataaatattatgtaaacccaatttatttgaaaattatagcTTGTTCAACAAGAATTGTccattcttttattaaataaatatttatttgtttcatattttttttatctaattaatggTCTCAACtttcaacaaatatttaattgtccattattttattatacaaagATTGTGaagagatgatttttttttagtttttttatttaagaaaaagacttaaaatataataatatatattgataaaataaatttatttttttaaataaaatattttaatgttttagttaattaattaaatattataataaataagaggaataatgaaataatatttaatcattttacattatttaaataattactttttatatatatatttactttttataacttctcagtttaattaaataataaattctaaataaataatgtatgaTCTGTTATGAATTTAACATCACTTCTACTACAAATTATTAAGATAAAGACAATTAGAATGTAAAAAATTTCAcgttaaaatattgaacattataactttaaatatatataaaaaataataatataagttaattaataaccTGTTTCTTAtagagttttaaatattttgaaatttttttaataataaaattcacaACAATTATGAtactcattttaatttaaagggttctaaattataatagaattgtaaaaataaacaataaatgataaaataagaaACTTTCATTAAAGTCCACAATTACTTTGTGTCATGAAGTCATATCGGTGTAATTACATTTCATAATAATGATTGACatagaataagaaaaaaaaaaacttatattacactttatttctttatcAACATGATTTAAAAGTGTTATTTACCACAAATGTACAGTGCCCTTGGCATGCTTcaatattcaaataatgatttaacaatgtgtgttaaaaataaaactattatagcTTTGTAGGTAGAGCAAAATTCAATTGTAACATTGGTAAACTGTGGCCTGGCCCACTCTAgtgacctatatatatatatatatatattcttatcacattttatcatagaatatttaataatatattttattttagggaatttctaattagattttaacatattattctCTAAAGAATTTCTGGACATTTATGTAActaataaataagatttatataACTTCTTGAATTAGCTAAATTTagaatcttaaattttaatattttaaatatttataaattatttctattttaagcaattttataaaaataaagaatttaaaaataatatattaaaaaaatcgaaaTCTTTAGTTgggatttatttaaatatgtttttttataaagttgtattaatatataataataaaatatttagaaaataaataaagagtgtttttattaatgaattgaataatttgattataatgagatttttttaaaaaattaaccatTAAGTTTTGTTAGAGATAGCAATTTGGGCTAGTTTCAGGTTTACGAATTCGGATTGACATCTTAACGAGTTTAACGATATTAACATCAACCTGACcaatttatttgtgattgatTCGAACCTAACCCTTTTGACCAACTCGAATGAAATCTGATGTAATTAATTTACGTAGCCctgtttcaaattaaaatgacatcaatacaaaacaaaaatgaagcTAAATCAGAAATCCgcttatacaatttttttttaaaaaatgagtgaGTTAATCGAaaagaataacacaaaactcaaTCAAAAAAACTTATAAACGGTTTATCAGGTCTACTTTGGGTCATTTCAAATCGACCCGATTTTGACCTGTTTATTAATGAGGTTAAACATGTCGaggaaaatttgacgaaataaccctaaTAACATGGTTATTCCAAAAAATAACATGTGAGAATTAAATTTTGCAAAATTAACCTTTTGCCCATAGAAAAAGACCAATATAActccaaataaaaatatcttcttTCCCTCCGTTTTCCCTCTCATTTCATTTCTCTTCCCTCTTTCTCCTCCCGACCGTTAGTATCCTTCTTTATCTCTTATTCTCTCCCGACGAACCAAGTCGATCAACGAAGCAACTCCCCGATCGATCAACGAAGCCGATCAACTCCCCGATCAACGCATGCAATAACTCCCAGCGATCCCAACAACTCCCAATGCCGGAACGCCATCAATGACGTCTTCATCATTTTATGTGATTTTATTCCGTCGTTTTCCTCTTGCATACATGCTGAGTATAAATGGTTTAggattttagggttttagggggGAGATTTGTTTTGTGAATGTTAAGTGGTTGTAAATTGTTTTATGGTTGGAATATGCACTTTGCGTCTGCACAAATGCACTTTGCGTCTACGCAAATGCACTTTGCGTCTACGCAAATGCATTTTGCGTAGGCGCAATTGCAATTTGCGTCTACACAGATGCATTTTGCGTAGGCGCAATTGCAATTTGTGTCTACGAAGATGAAATTTCATTTGCACAGGCATAAATTGCAATTGCGCCTACGCAAAGTGCATTTGCGCAAATCAAAATGTCTTATTTgcttttttattatgtttcttaagtgtttttattaatgtttcTTTGCAAATGGTACCAACCAAATCCGTTATTGAGAAATTTCTTGGCCGTATTTCATGGAAATCCGCCTACACCTGCTTGTCAAAGACAAATGAGAGGTTTAAGAAAGAAGATGCTGATGGGTtgaaagatgatgatgagttgattgagttgaagaagaaagaagatgctGATGAGTTGAATGagttgaagaagatgttgatgGATTGAAAGATGATGATGGGATGAATGAGTTGGAGAACAAAGAAGATGCTGATGGGTTGAATGAGTTGGAGAACAAAGAAGATGTTGACGAGTTGAATGAGCTAGAGAACAAAGAAGATGTTGATGGGTTGAAAGAGTTGGAGAATAAAGAAGATGTTGATGCTTATGAGTTTAATAGGAATGAGTTGCTTGAGTTGAAGTGGTTTGAGGCATTTGAGGAAAATGAGATGAAGCAGGCTGAAGAGGAGTTGGAAAAGAAGTAGGCTAAGTTGAAGATGAATGACAAGAAAGATTTGGCAACGAAAAAGAAGAATGGGTTCACCACGAAGAAGAAGGAGTTGACCACAAAGAGGAATGAggagttggccaagaagaggaaggtggagttggagaagaagaatgatgGTGATTAGGagttggagaagaagatgaatgatgattgttaggatctaggtcgcggctggaggaccgggattgggccggttagcgcatCTCACTCAAAGgatggtgattaatccggttagagattaacaccggggtttcaatactacacaaactgtcacaaacccttgaaccaggttcaagcgcggaagatgtttgtttcaggttgaagcagcacacttacaagataggcagaaccggtttttagtaagacaggtttggaagtttgctgggtcggttttgtaactcggtgattcggtttaggtagtgtagagtcggttagagcggtgtaggtaggttagtacaggtcggttagaatgtagaaccagcagaaagtaaataacaagacagatttttatggatgttcggagataaaactcctacgtcaccccttcctctcgaaaccgcgagaaggatattcactaaggaatacaaatacaatccgatcgagacttatttcctgctcgataacacccgtataatttacaccgaaattgtaaatgttaggatctagatcgccgctggtcgaccggggggttggaccggttagcggttcacactcgaaggatggtggttaatccgattagagattaacaccggggtttcaatactacacaacctgtcacaaacccttgaactaggttcaagcgcggaagatgtttgctttcaggttgaagtgGTActcttgtatgataggcacagtcggttttggatgatgaagatttggaaatggtgggtcggtttcggtaatctggatattcggtatggttagtatagagtcggtttggagcggtgtggttaagttaatcggttagataatgaagccggcagaaaatAAATagcaagacagattttatgaatgttcggagataaaactcctacgtcaccccttcctctcgaaaccacgagaaggatattcactaaggaatacaaatacaggccgatcgagacttatttcctgctcgataacacttttacaatttacaccgaaattgtaaaacacactttaactttcaacacttaggctttctagaacagcacactcttatcacttgtaataaatgctcttaatatcacactgttgtctcttaatgtcccgcttaagtcactgcatttactcttcttcagctaccccttttataggtgaaatatgccaacggtcatatttcactgccttgaatctgattggctgatcagaagtgcagtgattcagtgtttcagaggttcaaacctgcggtcgtttcctcagacctgatggtcaatcttAGACCTGGTATTATGTCTCaaacctggcggtctgttcatccggtgtgtaagacaaacttgccgggtttgtcttttacttgatataggcactgtctgtttggacagttgtctgtacttggaagatttcctttctggcttatcccgaagtagaaggatccggtagtactgttttctacagcctacagtctttcctcagacttgcatggatatggaagtattcagtctgctcctttggtatcattttcaacagatacccgaattgtcttcttgtactggtcggtcatttgacttggccgaatgtcttttggtagtgatgtagccggacttcttccggttattcttgtcttgtggatgatcggatgtttgatgattccggttttgagctttgaccgatcatttctttgtgcggtcacgttccgaatactcttgatcggtttggtagcttgaccggttaggtttctttagttggttctcttgttcatccggtccggttccttgttcctgcatgaaaagtttatttaagttaggtttatttgaaccggtctgaatttatctaacaatttctccctttttgattattttatttaaaattatcaaaatcatgtaagtttgcaaccgtaggccggttgttttgtttgaccggatttttgacttgggagaattttttttttaaaagtgtttgagaaaatttttggaaaagtctttATAAGagtctctatcttttatcttatcaatttctccctttttgattattttatttaaaattatcaaaattaagtagaaatgcaaaataaggccggattcaaaaacaactttatatatttatatatatagatgaccggagaagacaaaatatatagaaatactaaggccaataagaaaaagaaggatagtccctattcagagtccgtgaagtcatagacgctcttctttttcttcttcggttgctgttgcccggtcggttcggaagatcgtcgccttttagaccgggaccgcagttgctcttcgacttcgtcctcgacttggtcggcttgctgcgatgTACCCGTaatgaccggttcagagactTCCTTGAGCAGCTCGGCTatctgaactttcttaggggccttcctctgtctctttttcggtgctgagacggaggcggccgccttcttcttcttcttgtttacCTCGGAGAATTCTTCCAGCTTCCGTTTTTGCCTTTCCAACCGGGCGGCATCTTCCGCAGCTCGATTTGCCACTTTCTCAGCAAACCCTGGGAATATGGCCTCAACATTTTTAAGTCGTGCGGCTTCCACTTCCGCTTCGGTCAGTTGAGTTGGGCGcggtgcctctttatctttgctaacttcggcgtccagcgcatcctggaccctcttagctacttgagcatcagccgctaTAGCCGCGGCCTCCGCGGCCACCTTAGCCCTTAGAATTTCGGCAATTTGTTCGGAGAGCGCCTtcacttcggccacgagacttTTGTTTGTCTTCTCAAGTTCGGAGACCAGGTTAAGtgtcgtgtcgacccgttcgaagtctttctttaagtcggaggtcacatcctccagagttgcggttcgctgagcccatttatcgcgctcaccggcctcttcccacagacCGTTGCCGAGTTCTGAGAGTTGTGCTtgatgtttttccagaagcagctttgtcacgtcggtgaacttcagggccgaatcaactatgctgttggatctatccttgaatggttgaagctcGGACACGTTGTGTTCTTGTATGCGGTCATCGATCCGTTCCgatatggatgcttcaagcttttgaagacggtcctcaacccattctttagcagcCCATTCTTGAGGAAGGTCTGAAGCcgtgacttccggtggtgggggAGGTGATTGCTCGGTGGGATTTGGATCGGCTCTGTCATTGGATTCTATCGGTTCCGCATTCTCTTTTGGAAGTTCTAATGTTGCTGCAATATCCGAGATCGGTGCCGCATCCTCCATTGGGGGTGTTGGACAGTTAACTGGAAACTTGTCGATTACGGgggcagtatagaccggtacttgcatTCGGCTGCATATCGTTTCCAGCCGCTCAATTTCTTGAATTATTTCCCTTTTGCCTTTTTCAAGCCTTgttaacacccgcggcgctacggtgtccaccgatccCGTCTTGTTGAGCTCTTCCTTAATTCTCCGGATGCGCTTTCTTAATTTCCGAAGTTGGATCCTTGGTAACAAGAGACAGGTTCGGCTTTGtacctcttgaattgtgttggattttgtgaggctcatcatcaggtcctctacttcctccaatctgtcgatgcatTGCTTTTCCGTGTAGCCTGGTAAGATTTCTCTATATGGTGTAccgaaccggtgctcatgccactccaagtatagCTCTTCAACGTCTTCTGCTCGTTTGTTGACGCCCTGAAGgattttctgggctaatctatcggcctctgcttcttcggcctcctccctctctgtgttgtagccttcatcatcggcttcttTATCAACTTCTTCTCCACCACCCTCTTCTCTATCCTTGGTGGTCTCATGGTTGGTGTTTGGTTCGGCATCATTTGGACTCTGAGCCGAATGATCGACGTCATTGGCCGTTCTATCATCCTCCGTATTTTCGGTGTCTGTTCTCTCAGAAGCCCACTCATCATCTTCTGTGTGCTGAGGTGGGTCGGAGAAGGTTATCGTTTCTTTTCCTTtgcctccggtctttgctttggccggggcatctttctttgcggctttcttctttcggccacctgtggagctgGGGGCCGGTTGTGTCCTTTCaaggaattgccttgatctGATGAGGCAGCGTTTTGCTACCGCAACGCCGGGGCCGATGTTGAGATTTAAATGGAGAAATATCTTACCGAGaggcacggcgtatccccacgaccgggttgagtccggtttcaccatatccatgaggttgctgaacaccgatcttgcccagttgacctctttaccctccatcagaccgatcaacatcttgattttgtctttagTGAGgctgctgaagtttcctcccctcgccagaatcgcccttgcgaagatgtcacatatcgggatatactccggcttcAGCATTTATTTGCTCCCGGATGTTTTGATCGGCTCATTGGTTGCCGATAGAATGTAGCAGGCCGACTCAAAGATGTCCTGgtctatttctgccgttgcatcctggccggttgttggaagacgcaggctttcggccaccaattcttcggtgagctctatttgggaaccgcatacagtcgcggtgatcttgtcgtagaCGATTGTTGCGGTTTTGAAAAACTCTTCAaccgcatctttgtaaatgacgtgaggaccgccgaggaaatattccagaccggttttgattacccGGTCAATAACTGCTTTCGCCTCGGTCGTACcattcagccggatttcctcgaaatccacctgagagtagagtctgaacaacgccgaatcacgacccatgttaaagagtttgagaaagtGAGAGAGAACCGCTTCAATGAGTTttagagagcttagagagagaaagtagattcGCGTGTGAATGAGGTAAAATGACCgaaagtcccttttatagatgcggtttggaaacccaaccgtcccatcaataatgggcgggaattttccctccaaaatgaaaaggcgccaaactatgggcggtaaaacAAGAAGAGGTGGGCGGCAaatttgagcgggagatttccctccaaaatcctttgcttatgtcattgatgacgcactcttcttCTAGGAACCGATGGATTAAACGGTTTCTAGGTTCAATTGATTACTTAGAGTGTTAACAAATTAGGCAGATCTCATGTGACCGGAAAAGAACGCGGTTATAGGTTGAagatgtgaaccggttacttagataaatgttcaaagaattGAGAAGACatggtcatttaaactgaaatgatattaaagGTCAAAAGATAGCAGATAAAGGAAACCGATTATAAGATTCGGTACAGAGATAGGCATACAGAAACAATGTAAAGTATAGCCTATTCAAAAGACATTCTCCAGATTCGTTCTCTTGCCGAATCACTGTCTaggatgtttgaagaggaagccggtgtgcccggtccgaactctggtcggtacccaagaatcagcttgctgatatgcggtgcatacccgagacctttcttggtcagcaccatattctttaagttttcccatatgaccgatgaccagttgatggccgatttgcagagaatgtgggtcatgatgttgtaggtattcctggaataccgttgattaggtgattgacacagaattgaccgggtcacgatttcgagcagtagctgaccgtgactagcaagttgggtttttggcccaaagtgttccaccggagagggggtggccgacaggtattgcacggtttcaaatcccgcacggtcctgaatagtcggaaagtcagagaaaccttcagcgggtagaccgaatagtgaggcaaattcatCCTCGTCGATCCAGAACGTATGATTTCTGACAGTCGAGACGATGTACTtccccctgatgcaggcgcttcgaaagaaggccttgacatcgtctagaagaataggaccggcctcttcaagaaacggttgaagaccggtttcagcaAGAGAGTCATACATGAATTTCTGCTTAGTAGTGCAATCCCTT
It encodes the following:
- the LOC124926259 gene encoding probable 26S proteasome non-ATPase regulatory subunit 3, with product MTQDVEMKDQQPAAASLTITSADSSSILQHLKEIVALIEAGAYEREVRRIVRAVRLTIALRKKLKTSLLSAFLSYAVVPGSDVHTRLSSFLPKEDEQDMEVDTATSVPQPPAKNFLPEIEAYCALIVLIFLIDQKKYNEAKACSSYSIARLKNLNRRTVDVLASRLFFYYSLSYELTGDLAEIRGNLLSLHRIATLRHDELGQETLLNLLLRNYLHYNLYDKAEKLRSKAPRFEAHSNQQFCRYLFYLGKIRTIQLEYTDAKESLLQAARKAPVAALGFRVQCNKWAVIVRLLLGEIPERTVFMQQGMEQSLRPYFELTNAVRIGDLELFKSVADKFSSIFSSDGTQNLIVRLRHNVIRTGLRNISISYSRISLVDVAKKLRLDSKNPVADAESIVAKAIRDGAIDATLDHSKGWMVSKDTVDIYSTNEPQAAFNSRIAFCLNMHNEAVRALRFPSNSHKEKEIAEKRRERQQQEQELAKHIAEEDDDDF